The sequence CTCTACAATCCCAACGGGACACATTCCCCTTTTTCTCCATTCCGCTCTAAGACGAGAGATCGGTACAATAAGTTTCACCCCTTCAACCGTTCTCAGGAGAAACAATTTATGCCCGATGCAGTTGGTGTTGTTGAAACCCTCGGCTTCCCTTCAATCCTTGCCACCGCAGATGCAATGGTCAAAGCCGCAGCCGTCACCGTAGTGTATTGCGATAAAGCCGAAAGCGGTCGGTTTTTGGTTGCCATTCGCGGTCACGTAGCAGAAGTCAAACGCGCGCAAGAAGCAGGAATAGAAGCCGCCGAAAATGTTTATGGCGGAGAAGTCATTACCCACTACATCGTCCCTAACCCCCCCCAAAACGTAGTTTCTGTTTTACCCCTCGAATATACCGAACAAGCCGATCCCTTTCGTTGATATCCCCTTGATATAAAATTCGGTTGAATCGCCTTAGTTAGGTTTGACACGGCACTTCGACACGCTCAGTGACCGGGAGATGCGGGGATGGGGAGACACTGGGAAAAGAGCTGGGGAGGCTGGGGGAGTTTGGGAAGCTGGGGGAGATTGAGAAACCTTCTGCCCTCTGCCCTCTGCCCTCTGCCTTGCCGTCAGGCGCTGATGACTGATAACTGTCATGGCGACGGCTATACATTGCATCAACGCACCCCACGGTTATTAAAAATCCGCACTCAAAGGCGCACGAGGAAATGGAATTACATCTCGAATATTTCCCATTCCCGTCATAAATTGCACCAATCTCTCAAACCCTAACCCAAAGCCTGCATGGGGAACGGTTCCATAGCGACGTAAATCGAGATACCACCATAATTCCTCTTGTGGCATTCCCATTTCATCGATTCGTTTCTCCAACACATCTAGCCGTTCTTCCCGTTGAGAACCGCCAATGATTTCCCCTATCTTGGGTGCGAGTACGTCCATTGCCGCGACGGTTTTTCCATCATCGTTGAGGCGCATATAAAAGGCTTTAATGTCCTTGGGATAATCGCAGACAATGACGGGCTTTTTAAATAATTCTTCCGCTAAATAACGCTCGTGTTCCGATTGCAAATCGACTCCCCAATCGACGGGAAATTCAAATTTCTTTTTCGCTTTTTTGAGCAGTTCTATCGCTTCAGTATAAGTGATGCGTTCAAACTGATTGTTAATGATATTGTCCGCCGTTGCCAGAACGGTTTTATCAATCCGTTTGTTGAAGAATTCCATATCTTCCGGACAACGATCGCGCACGGATTGGAAAATGTATTTGAGGAAGGCTTCCGCTAAGTCCATATCCCCTACTAAATTGCAGAATGCCATTTCCGGTTCGATCATCCAAAATTCCGCTAAATGGCGTGAGGTGTTGGAGTTTTCCGCACGGAAGGTGGGACCGAAGGTATAGACATTTTTAAAAGACATCGCCATCACTTCCGCTTCGAGTTGTCCGCTAACAGTGAGGTAGGCGCGTTTGCCGAAAAAGTCTTGGCTGTAGTCCACTTCGCCATTTTCCTGGCGAGGAACCTGTTTGAGGTCAAAATTTGTGACGTTGAAGAGTTCCCCCGCGCCTTCGCAGTCGCTAGCGGTGATCAGAGGGGTGTGAACCCAGAGGAAATCTCGTTCTTGAAAAAACTGGTGAATTGCCGCAGCACAGGCGTTACGGACGCGGAAAACCGCTCCTAGGGTGTTGGTGCGCGCTCTTAAATGTCCGATCTCCCGCAGGAATTCAAAGGAGTGGCGTTTTTTCTGGAGGGGATAGGTTTCGGGGTCGGATTCGCCGTAAATTTGAAGGTTGGTGGGTTTGAGTTCGATGCGCTGTCCTTTGCCTTGGGAGGGGATTAGGGTTCCGGTGACTTCAATGGAGGTTCCTGTGGTGATGCGTTTAAGCAATGCTTCGTAATCGGGAAAATCTGCATCTACGACGACTTGAAGATTCGCCATCGCAGAACCGTCATTAATTTCCATAAAGGCGAAATTTTTTAATTCCCGTTTCGTGCGAACCCACCCTTGAATGGTTGCGGTGTCGTCCAGTTGACCGTTTCTTAAAATATCGACAATGCGTTGCGCTTCCATGAAAGTTATAATTTCCCGATTTAATTGCGAATGCCCAAAATTGTAGCGCCAATGCCGATGAATAGTCCGCCCAGGAGATAAATGCGCGCGCGATCGCGCTGTTCGACATTCAAAGATTCCGCGCTAGAATTCTCCAGGAAGATATTAATTTTTTGTGCTAAGACTTCTTTCGCCGCGCGATCGCCCGTATAGTAGCGCGTAAAGGGAATTTCCCCTTCTGGAGTCAACAGTACCACGCGATACATGGGGTCGCTGCGTTTCAGGCGATCGCTGGATTTGGGAACCTGTTTGACATCGACTTTTGCCCCTTGCAGACGTGCGAGGGGGATTTGTTGGGTTTTTGATTCGAGTCCGGTTAGGGTGACGTGTTGACAATTTCCCAAACCCCCACGGTTACAGGTTAACAGGGTTCCGCGATCCAATCGCGCGATCGCGCCCAGCCCAATCCCGATGAAAATAACGCCGAGGATTTTAGAACCGTTCATACGCTGCTATGCATTTAAATTTTACGCCTGATGTGAATTGGATATTTCCTCAAACCGCCAAGAACTCAAGTTCTTGGCTAATAGCCTAAGTCATCTCAAGATGACTCCACCACCAATTTTTCCTGTTGCGAGCATGAGTCCATTTAAATGGACTTGAGCTGTTAGCCTTGAATTTGAATTCAAGGTGGGTCGGCTATCTTAGCGAATAGTTTTAATCAACATTAGGCGTAAATTAGCCCTTAGCAGTCCAAGTTAAGGATTAGTAGCCTAATTCTATTGCCCATTACCTGAATTCTAATCCGCCTCGCCAATTAACGTAAACGCCGCCCAATCGCGAGGAGCTGGGTTTTCTTCCATCATATCCAACATCGCCTGACGCAACGCTTGCGCCTTATCCATCTTTTTCTCGTAGCGGTTCGTGTAAAACTCCGTCATCAACTCCCTCGTCTCCGTGTCGGGAACCTTCCACAGCGACACCATAATGCTGGGAACCCCTGCGGTAATCAAAGAACGAGATAAACCGATGATGCCATCTCCCGAAAGATCGCCCAAACCCGTCTCGCAGGCGCTCAAAACCACCAATTCGGCATTTAGGGGATTATTTTGAGTCATCGTTACGATCTCCCCAGAAGTCAGCAAACCATCGTTGGGATTGCCGCCGAAAATCGATTGCCCTTCCGTCCTGTTCCCAGAAGGTGCAAGGGCAATCGCGCCGGGAATCCCATAGCCAAAATCATCCAGGAGTCCGTGGGTGGCGAAATGAATCAAACGCGCGGTTTTCATGCGCTGCGCGACAGTCGTTTCTGTGGCATTTGCGCCCAAAAGTGCTTCTGTATCGAGCATTTGCGCAATTTCCGTGGCTTCGCGTTCTGCACCGGAGAGATTGGAAAGTTGGGTTGAACCGCCGTTTCCATCGGGAATCCGGGGCATAGTGGGATTTCCCACAATCAATATATCTCCCCTGCCCCCCTGCGCCCCTGCACCTCTGCTTTTATGCTTGCGAGTGAGTTGCAATACCTGAATCGAAGGCGCGGTAAGGATTGTATGCTTTTCGATCAAATAATTGAATTCTGCGTCTTGGAGTGCCGGAAAGGGAACATAGAACAGGGATTGATGGGGAATGAAAATCACCCGATCTTCGGGGTTGGTGGGAAGGAATTCAGCGATGGGTGCAATCAGGAGTTTGTGGAGTTGTTGGAGGCGATTAGCGCGAGTGTCTTCGCTATCTCTCGCACGCACTGCAACAAGACTGCGGAGGGATTCCTGCGTACCGCGAATCAGGGATGTAAATTCGCTCCTATCTTCTTCGCCGCGTTGTCCGGCGGCTTGGAGGCGGGCGATTTCGGTGATATTGGCAAGAGAACCGTCTAGTTTTTCCAAGTCAACGGCGCGGAAGTCGATTTTTCCGGTGGGTTGGATGACCCAAATCAGAAGAGAATTAGAAAGAACGGAGTATTGAACGAGGGTGGCGTTTTGCGCTTTGGCGATTTGTTTAATTTCTTCGATGGATGGGGGATCGATTTTGGGCAGTTCCTCGGATTGAGGGTTGAGTTGTTTTGCCAGGAGTTCCACGAATGCTCTAGCACGTCCCCGTTCGGAAATTTCAAGCGCGCGATCGGTTTTGTTTTGGGCGATGAGGGTTTCTTGAAGGAGACGATAGGTATGCGCTTGAGTTTCAAAGATAGAAATTTTATCGGCATCGGCGAGTTCAGGGGAACGTAGAGATTCCCAAACAGTAATAGCAGCGTAGAGGTTTTCTTCGGCTTCAGCGTACTGCTTTTGCTTGAAGTAAGCTCCACCCAGATTGTTGAGGGTGATTCCTTTTTTTGCGTGATTTCTTACTTCTTTCGTAATAGCTAAAGCTTGTTGATAGCATTTAATTGCTTTGGTGTACTGTCTTTGTTTTTCGTAAATCAAGCCCAGATTGTTAAGAGTTGTCCCTTCGCCAGCGCGATCGCCCACCTCTTGCGCGATAACTAGAGCTTGTTGAAGGTATTCAATCGCTTCTGAGTACTCTCCCAATGAGCCATAAATTGCACCCAGATTGTTGAGAGTTGTCCCTTCCATTAGACGATTACTCACTTCTTTGTGTATGGCTAAAGCTTGCTGGTAATATTCAATGGCTTCAGCGTACTGTCTTAGGTTGCGGTAAACATTGCCCAGATTGTTGAGAGTGGTTCCTTTCCCAGCGCGATTTCCTACTTCTTGCACGATGGCTAAGGCTTGTTGATAGTATTCAAGTGCTTTCGGATATTGCCCCAGGTTTTGGTAAACATTACCCAGATTGTTAAGGGTTGTCCCTTCTCCGACGCGATCGCCCACTTCTTGGGTGATGGTGAGGGCTTGTTGGTAGTATTCAATGGCTTTGGGGTATTGTCCCAGGTTGCGGTAAACCGCGCCCAGATTGTTAAGGGTTGTCCCTTCTCCAGCGCGATCGCCCACTTCTTGGGTGATGGTGAGGGCTTGTTGGTAGTATTCAATGGCTTTGGGGTATTGTCCCAGGTTGCGGTAAACCTCGCCCAGGTTGTTGAGCAAAGTTCCTTCACTTTTGCGCTCTGCTAGTTCTCTAAAAATAACGAGAGATTGTTGATATTTCTTCAAAGCTTCTCGAAATTGCCCTCTAGCTGCTAACTGAAGCCCTTCTCTATTCAGTCGTAACGCCTCAGCACGTCGATCTGACGAGGTTTGTGCTTGGGTAAGTCTTTCCTGTTCTGGAATTGCGCGATCTTGCCTCAGAGTCCATTCAGCATCAACCCGACGATTATTTTCATTCTTCGCGACAGCAGAAACGGGGAAGGAGAAAGCCGACAGCAGGAGAGCGAGGGTTAAACTCGCAGTCCATTTGGGGTTAAGAAATTGGGAAGGGAACATTATTTCAGTTATTCAGTTGGGAGAGATAACGAACAGTTTTCGCTTGTATCAAGATTGAAAAAAAGGCGGGTTTGCTCGATACGATCGTTGGGTGTCAGAGGTCGTTGTTTCAACCCGCCTCTATTCTTTTTATATCTCTGAGGCGCGATGGGTTATGCACTTTTTGAGTAAATGTTGGTTTTGATGGGTTATGGCGAATAAGCTGCTATGCATTTAAATTGTGACTGAGGCTGACACGGGGAGGTCGCAAGCCGACCTAGGGGTGACGCGGTGAGAGATTGATGACTTTGCTACAGAGCGCCTAATACCCAACTTGAATGTGTTTTAGCTTAGGGAATAGGGAACAGTAGGAAGAGATACAGGTGTTATTTGGAGAATATGAGAAATGAGTGTTGGGTTTTGTGCTTCATTTGGAAACGCTATATCAACTTCACCTGACGTTTAGCAATGGCGACATTCGTTGCTTTAATGTTCTCCCTATCTCGATTGAAACATCAATATCGCGTCCGCAATTGGTCTGAGTATAATGCAGGGCTTAAACAGAAGAGAAGCCTAACATTTCTGGTTTTTGCGTGCGGAACTTTGTTTGCAAGCGATTCAAATCACAACAATCCACGATAGCGAATAAACAATAAAATCACTGCCCAAGACCCTAACGCTACCTTGAGTGCGACTAAGATATTTAATAGGGGAATAACCCCACCGCTAAAAAGCATTCCTAATTCTCCCTGGGGAAGTTCCCATCCAATTAGGGTCAAAACCGCCAGAATAATAAAAATTAGCACAGAAACCTTTTCAATCGTCGCTGCTTTCCACTTTGTATAGATTGTTTCCATCCACTCCGAAGACGAGGTAATTGCAATCAAACCGATCGCGGTTCCTCCCGCAACTCCCGCCGCAAAACCGCCACCAGGACTGAGATGACCGCGAATTGCAAGTTCAATACTCACCAAAGCCGCGATCGTTGCGCCCAACCGTGCGAGTACAATGGAAGGGCGATCGCTGAATTGATAAACGTTTTCGGTAGGTTGTTCGTTGGCGAGAAGAAAACGAACGCCCAAAACCGCAATTGAAAAGACCACAACTTCAAAAATCGTGTCGTAAAGTCGATTGCGAAAAATAATCCCAGAAACCGCATTTGGTACGCCACTGTCGGTGACAATTGATTCGACAATCGATAATTCTGTCCATTCTCCTTCTGGATTTGCCACAATCAGCATTTTGACAAACAATGCGATTCCCGCTACGAGATAAACCCATTTCATTAATGCTTTTCCTCTTCGTTGGGTACAGTGATATAAGTCAGGCTAACTTCAGGTACAGAAAGTTCGGTTTGCATGATTTCAAACAGACGGCGAACTCTAATTGCGGCGTGATAAATTCGATTACTATCAGGTTCTAATTCTTCTTGTTTGGCGCAAGTTGCGTGAACTTCTTTTGCCATCAATGCTTGTTCTAAAGCTT comes from Lusitaniella coriacea LEGE 07157 and encodes:
- a CDS encoding carbon dioxide-concentrating mechanism protein CcmK; amino-acid sequence: MPDAVGVVETLGFPSILATADAMVKAAAVTVVYCDKAESGRFLVAIRGHVAEVKRAQEAGIEAAENVYGGEVITHYIVPNPPQNVVSVLPLEYTEQADPFR
- the asnS gene encoding asparagine--tRNA ligase — translated: MEAQRIVDILRNGQLDDTATIQGWVRTKRELKNFAFMEINDGSAMANLQVVVDADFPDYEALLKRITTGTSIEVTGTLIPSQGKGQRIELKPTNLQIYGESDPETYPLQKKRHSFEFLREIGHLRARTNTLGAVFRVRNACAAAIHQFFQERDFLWVHTPLITASDCEGAGELFNVTNFDLKQVPRQENGEVDYSQDFFGKRAYLTVSGQLEAEVMAMSFKNVYTFGPTFRAENSNTSRHLAEFWMIEPEMAFCNLVGDMDLAEAFLKYIFQSVRDRCPEDMEFFNKRIDKTVLATADNIINNQFERITYTEAIELLKKAKKKFEFPVDWGVDLQSEHERYLAEELFKKPVIVCDYPKDIKAFYMRLNDDGKTVAAMDVLAPKIGEIIGGSQREERLDVLEKRIDEMGMPQEELWWYLDLRRYGTVPHAGFGLGFERLVQFMTGMGNIRDVIPFPRAPLSADF
- a CDS encoding CHAT domain-containing protein yields the protein MFPSQFLNPKWTASLTLALLLSAFSFPVSAVAKNENNRRVDAEWTLRQDRAIPEQERLTQAQTSSDRRAEALRLNREGLQLAARGQFREALKKYQQSLVIFRELAERKSEGTLLNNLGEVYRNLGQYPKAIEYYQQALTITQEVGDRAGEGTTLNNLGAVYRNLGQYPKAIEYYQQALTITQEVGDRVGEGTTLNNLGNVYQNLGQYPKALEYYQQALAIVQEVGNRAGKGTTLNNLGNVYRNLRQYAEAIEYYQQALAIHKEVSNRLMEGTTLNNLGAIYGSLGEYSEAIEYLQQALVIAQEVGDRAGEGTTLNNLGLIYEKQRQYTKAIKCYQQALAITKEVRNHAKKGITLNNLGGAYFKQKQYAEAEENLYAAITVWESLRSPELADADKISIFETQAHTYRLLQETLIAQNKTDRALEISERGRARAFVELLAKQLNPQSEELPKIDPPSIEEIKQIAKAQNATLVQYSVLSNSLLIWVIQPTGKIDFRAVDLEKLDGSLANITEIARLQAAGQRGEEDRSEFTSLIRGTQESLRSLVAVRARDSEDTRANRLQQLHKLLIAPIAEFLPTNPEDRVIFIPHQSLFYVPFPALQDAEFNYLIEKHTILTAPSIQVLQLTRKHKSRGAGAQGGRGDILIVGNPTMPRIPDGNGGSTQLSNLSGAEREATEIAQMLDTEALLGANATETTVAQRMKTARLIHFATHGLLDDFGYGIPGAIALAPSGNRTEGQSIFGGNPNDGLLTSGEIVTMTQNNPLNAELVVLSACETGLGDLSGDGIIGLSRSLITAGVPSIMVSLWKVPDTETRELMTEFYTNRYEKKMDKAQALRQAMLDMMEENPAPRDWAAFTLIGEAD
- a CDS encoding Na(+)/H(+) antiporter subunit B; its protein translation is MKWVYLVAGIALFVKMLIVANPEGEWTELSIVESIVTDSGVPNAVSGIIFRNRLYDTIFEVVVFSIAVLGVRFLLANEQPTENVYQFSDRPSIVLARLGATIAALVSIELAIRGHLSPGGGFAAGVAGGTAIGLIAITSSSEWMETIYTKWKAATIEKVSVLIFIILAVLTLIGWELPQGELGMLFSGGVIPLLNILVALKVALGSWAVILLFIRYRGLL